In Stenotrophomonas sp. 169, one DNA window encodes the following:
- a CDS encoding YkgJ family cysteine cluster protein gives MQHPCMTCGACCTQYRVAFHWMESDEVTPGGVPNALTEVLDPHRLCMRGTHSAPVRCVALDAQIGVYSRCTIHPNRPSVCREVDASWEYGKPSAQCEKARIAYGLDPLTPADWRWRDAPGSNDDHPDDNGSPQAPIAA, from the coding sequence ATGCAACACCCCTGCATGACCTGTGGTGCCTGCTGCACCCAATACCGCGTTGCCTTTCATTGGATGGAATCGGACGAAGTCACGCCCGGTGGCGTGCCGAACGCACTGACCGAGGTGCTGGACCCGCATCGCCTGTGCATGCGCGGCACCCACAGCGCGCCGGTGCGCTGCGTCGCCCTGGATGCGCAGATCGGCGTGTATTCCCGTTGCACGATCCATCCCAACCGGCCCAGCGTGTGCCGCGAGGTGGATGCTTCGTGGGAATACGGCAAGCCCAGTGCGCAGTGCGAAAAGGCGCGCATCGCCTATGGCCTGGACCCGCTGACGCCCGCCGATTGGCGCTGGCGCGATGCGCCCGGCAGCAATGACGACCATCCGGACGACAACGGCTCGCCACAGGCCCCGATCGCGGCGTGA
- a CDS encoding DcaP family trimeric outer membrane transporter has translation MNHRTLKTLRKPLAACMLVALAAPGMAFAETAREKALEARVGELERQVQLLLSSQQQQQTQLSQTQQAVTEVRTVQAEQKPVVPAGKQPIQVTTITPGAAPGTTVKIGGFIKADFMATQTGDGQLADDATGRALYLPGQTPVAGAGGSGERSDVDFNAHAKFSRFNLGIDNVSASGDKAGAFFEMDFFGNSLGNQTATNTYGVTLRHAYMYWNKWTAGQTWTNFMDAASIPEAADFVGPTDGVVFVRQAQIRYTTGGLSVALENPETTTLTGVRNPVTGAWTNASANSDRGSLPDLTVRYGWKGDWGTFGVAGLVRQLKVDNQTTGADADKIAGGLTLGGKWVMADTDTLHYQLTGGEGISRYIGLGITADTAYDVARDELATTGVLAGYVGWRHAFTPKLRTNLIYARSDYDNDGTLGPLVTKSVQSIRGNVFYTPMPKVDIGAEYMYGVREIEDGRKGDINRVQFTTKYSF, from the coding sequence ATGAATCACCGTACGTTGAAGACGCTGCGCAAGCCGTTGGCTGCCTGCATGCTGGTTGCGCTGGCGGCACCGGGCATGGCGTTCGCGGAAACCGCGAGAGAGAAAGCACTGGAAGCACGCGTGGGCGAGCTCGAGCGCCAGGTGCAGTTGCTGCTGTCATCGCAGCAACAGCAGCAGACCCAGCTCAGCCAGACCCAGCAGGCCGTCACCGAGGTAAGGACGGTGCAGGCCGAGCAGAAGCCGGTCGTGCCGGCAGGCAAACAGCCGATCCAGGTCACTACCATCACCCCTGGCGCGGCACCGGGCACCACGGTCAAGATCGGTGGCTTCATCAAGGCTGATTTCATGGCCACCCAGACCGGTGATGGCCAACTGGCCGACGATGCCACCGGCCGTGCGCTGTACCTGCCGGGCCAGACCCCGGTGGCCGGTGCGGGCGGCAGCGGCGAGCGTTCGGACGTGGATTTCAATGCCCACGCCAAGTTCTCGCGCTTCAACCTGGGCATCGACAACGTCAGCGCGTCCGGTGACAAGGCCGGCGCGTTCTTCGAGATGGATTTCTTCGGCAATTCGCTGGGCAACCAGACGGCCACCAATACCTACGGCGTGACCCTGCGCCACGCGTACATGTACTGGAACAAGTGGACCGCAGGCCAGACCTGGACCAACTTCATGGATGCCGCCTCGATTCCCGAGGCCGCCGACTTCGTCGGTCCGACCGACGGTGTGGTGTTCGTCCGCCAGGCACAGATCCGCTATACCACCGGCGGCTTGAGCGTGGCACTGGAAAATCCGGAGACGACCACGCTCACCGGCGTGCGCAATCCGGTCACCGGGGCGTGGACCAACGCCAGTGCCAACTCTGATCGCGGCAGCCTGCCCGACCTGACCGTGCGCTACGGCTGGAAGGGTGACTGGGGTACCTTCGGCGTGGCCGGCCTGGTGCGCCAGTTGAAGGTGGACAACCAGACCACCGGTGCGGACGCGGACAAGATCGCCGGCGGCCTGACCCTGGGCGGCAAGTGGGTGATGGCCGACACCGATACGCTGCACTACCAGCTGACCGGGGGCGAGGGCATTTCGCGTTACATCGGCCTGGGCATCACCGCCGATACCGCTTACGACGTCGCCCGCGACGAGTTGGCGACGACGGGCGTATTGGCTGGCTATGTCGGCTGGCGCCATGCCTTCACCCCGAAGCTGCGCACCAACTTGATCTATGCGCGCAGCGACTATGACAACGACGGCACGCTCGGCCCACTGGTCACCAAGAGCGTGCAGAGCATCCGCGGCAACGTGTTCTACACGCCGATGCCCAAGGTCGATATCGGTGCGGAGTACATGTACGGCGTGCGCGAGATCGAAGATGGTCGCAAGGGCGACATCAACCGCGTGCAGTTCACCACCAAATACAGTTTCTAA
- the oleD gene encoding 2-alkyl-3-oxoalkanoate reductase, producing the protein MRVLVTGGGGFLGQALCAGLAERGHQVLSFNRGHYPALQAMGVGQIQGDLADAQAVLHAVAGMDAVLHNAAKAGAWGSYESYHQANVVGTDNVLAACRAQGVHKLVYTSTPSVTHRATHPVEGLGADEVPYGEDFQAPYAATKAIAEQRVLAANDATLATVALRPRLIWGPGDLQLVPRLAQRARAGRLRLVGDGSNKVDTTYIDNAALAHFLALDALAPGAACAGKAYFISNGEPLPMRELLNKLLGAVGAPPVHRTISFKTAYRIGAICERLWPLLRLPGEPPLTRFLAEQLCTPHWYSMEPARRDFGYIPIVSIDEGLTRLKASSKGDFSIT; encoded by the coding sequence ATGAGGGTCCTTGTCACCGGCGGCGGCGGCTTCCTCGGCCAGGCACTCTGTGCCGGGTTGGCCGAGCGAGGCCATCAGGTGCTCAGTTTCAACCGGGGCCACTACCCGGCGCTGCAGGCGATGGGCGTGGGCCAGATCCAGGGCGACCTGGCCGATGCGCAGGCGGTGCTGCATGCCGTGGCCGGCATGGACGCGGTGCTGCACAACGCGGCCAAAGCGGGCGCCTGGGGCAGCTACGAGAGCTATCACCAGGCCAACGTGGTCGGCACCGACAACGTCCTCGCGGCCTGCCGCGCGCAGGGCGTGCACAAGCTCGTCTATACCTCCACGCCGAGTGTGACCCACCGCGCCACGCATCCGGTGGAGGGTCTGGGTGCGGACGAAGTGCCCTATGGCGAGGACTTCCAGGCCCCGTACGCCGCGACCAAGGCGATTGCCGAGCAGCGCGTGCTGGCGGCCAACGATGCAACGCTCGCCACCGTCGCGCTGCGTCCGCGCCTGATCTGGGGGCCGGGCGATCTGCAACTGGTACCGCGGCTGGCCCAGCGCGCCCGTGCCGGCCGCCTGCGGCTGGTGGGGGATGGCAGCAACAAGGTCGACACGACCTACATCGACAATGCAGCGCTTGCCCATTTCCTTGCGCTGGATGCGCTGGCGCCGGGAGCGGCCTGTGCGGGCAAGGCGTACTTCATCTCCAACGGCGAACCGCTGCCGATGCGTGAGCTGCTCAACAAGCTGCTGGGTGCAGTGGGGGCCCCGCCCGTGCACCGGACGATCAGCTTCAAGACGGCGTATCGCATCGGCGCGATCTGCGAGCGGTTGTGGCCGCTGTTGCGCTTGCCCGGCGAGCCGCCGCTCACCCGTTTCCTTGCCGAACAGCTGTGTACGCCGCACTGGTACAGCATGGAACCGGCACGCCGCGACTTCGGCTACATACCGATCGTGAGCATTGACGAAGGACTCACGCGACTGAAGGCTTCATCAAAAGGCGATTTTTCCATCACTTGA
- the acs gene encoding acetate--CoA ligase, with product MVDLYPVDPQFAEKSRINKTTYQQQYQTSVDDPDAFWGAAARRLDWFKQPTIIKNVSYDLADFHIKWFEDGELNASVNCLDRQLATRGDKTALLFEPDSPDAPAQHVTYRELYERTCRLGNALRNLGVKKGDRVTIYLPMIVDAAVAMLACARIGAIHSVVFGGFAPNSIADRVSDCASKLIITADEGLRGGKKIPLKANVDAALKLPGTNTVETVLVVRHTGGVVDMQAPRDRWFHDVVDSQPAECEPERMNAEDPLFILYTSGSTGKPKGVLHTTGGYLLYAAYTHEAVFDLREDDIYWCTADVGWVTGHSYIVYGPLANGATSLMFEGVPNFPSTSRFWEVIDKHKVSIFYTAPTAIRALMREGEEPVKKTSRASLRLLGSVGEPINPEAWRWYYEVVGDSRCPIVDTWWQTETGGILISPLPGAVDLKPGSATVPFFGIQPALVNADGEIKDGATEGNLIIRDSWPGQMRTVYGDDQRFIDTYFRTYPGAYFTGDGCRRDEDGYYWITGRVDDVINVSGHRIGTAEVESALVSHPKVAEAAVVGFPHDVKGQGIYAYVTLIADEAPSDELHKELVAWVRKEIGPIATPDHLQWAPGLPKTRSGKIMRRILRKIAENAPDQLGDTSTLADPSVVASLVDERKVK from the coding sequence ATGGTTGATCTCTATCCCGTCGATCCGCAGTTCGCCGAAAAGTCGCGGATCAACAAGACCACTTACCAGCAGCAGTACCAGACGTCGGTCGATGACCCCGACGCGTTCTGGGGCGCGGCCGCGCGGCGCCTGGACTGGTTCAAGCAGCCCACGATCATCAAGAACGTCAGCTACGACCTGGCCGACTTCCACATCAAGTGGTTCGAGGATGGCGAGCTCAACGCCAGCGTGAACTGCCTGGACCGCCAGCTCGCCACGCGCGGTGACAAGACCGCGTTGCTGTTCGAGCCCGACAGCCCGGATGCGCCGGCGCAGCATGTCACCTACCGCGAGCTGTACGAGCGCACCTGCCGCCTTGGCAATGCGCTGCGCAACCTCGGCGTCAAGAAAGGCGACCGCGTCACCATCTACCTGCCGATGATCGTCGACGCGGCCGTCGCGATGCTGGCCTGCGCGCGCATCGGCGCCATCCACTCGGTGGTATTTGGTGGGTTCGCGCCCAATTCCATTGCCGATCGCGTAAGCGACTGCGCCAGCAAGTTGATCATCACCGCTGACGAGGGTCTGCGCGGTGGCAAGAAGATTCCGCTGAAGGCGAACGTCGATGCAGCCCTGAAGCTGCCCGGCACCAACACCGTGGAAACCGTGCTGGTGGTACGCCACACCGGTGGCGTGGTGGACATGCAGGCGCCGCGCGACCGCTGGTTCCATGATGTGGTGGACAGCCAGCCAGCCGAGTGCGAGCCGGAACGCATGAACGCCGAGGATCCGTTGTTCATCCTCTACACGTCCGGCTCTACCGGCAAGCCGAAGGGCGTGCTGCATACCACCGGCGGCTACCTGCTGTATGCGGCCTATACGCACGAGGCGGTGTTCGATCTGCGCGAGGACGACATCTACTGGTGCACCGCCGACGTAGGCTGGGTCACCGGCCACAGCTACATCGTCTACGGGCCACTGGCCAACGGCGCGACGTCGCTGATGTTCGAAGGCGTGCCGAACTTCCCCAGCACCTCGCGGTTCTGGGAAGTGATCGACAAGCACAAGGTGAGCATCTTCTACACCGCGCCCACCGCCATCCGCGCCTTGATGCGCGAGGGCGAAGAGCCGGTCAAGAAGACCTCGCGTGCCTCGCTGCGGCTGCTTGGCAGCGTCGGCGAGCCGATCAACCCGGAAGCCTGGCGCTGGTACTACGAGGTGGTGGGCGACAGCCGCTGCCCGATCGTCGATACGTGGTGGCAGACCGAAACCGGCGGCATCCTGATTTCCCCCCTGCCGGGCGCAGTGGACCTCAAGCCTGGTTCGGCCACGGTGCCGTTCTTCGGCATCCAGCCGGCGCTGGTCAATGCCGATGGCGAGATCAAGGACGGCGCCACCGAGGGCAACCTGATCATCCGTGATTCGTGGCCGGGCCAGATGCGTACGGTCTACGGCGACGACCAGCGCTTCATCGACACCTACTTCCGCACCTATCCGGGCGCCTACTTCACCGGTGACGGCTGTCGCCGCGATGAGGATGGGTATTACTGGATCACCGGGCGGGTAGACGATGTCATCAACGTCTCCGGCCATCGCATCGGCACGGCCGAGGTGGAAAGTGCACTGGTATCCCATCCGAAGGTGGCCGAAGCCGCAGTTGTCGGCTTCCCGCATGACGTCAAGGGCCAAGGCATCTATGCCTATGTCACCCTGATCGCCGACGAGGCCCCCAGCGACGAACTGCATAAGGAGCTGGTGGCATGGGTACGCAAGGAGATTGGTCCAATCGCCACGCCTGACCACCTGCAGTGGGCGCCGGGACTGCCGAAGACACGCTCGGGCAAGATCATGCGCCGCATCCTGCGCAAGATCGCGGAGAATGCGCCGGACCAGCTCGGCGACACGTCTACCCTGGCCGATCCATCCGTGGTGGCCTCGCTGGTCGACGAACGCAAAGTGAAGTAA
- a CDS encoding DUF4156 domain-containing protein, whose amino-acid sequence MRILLISALLLATTACTWVPIEPAGTSVRVLPAGAVPAGCVNKGEVAVTVKNKVGFYNRNPLRVQEELETLARNEAPSAGANALQASAPPADGSQRFAAYQCPPR is encoded by the coding sequence ATGCGCATCCTGCTGATCTCCGCCCTGTTGCTCGCCACCACTGCCTGCACCTGGGTGCCGATCGAGCCTGCCGGAACCAGCGTCCGGGTGCTGCCTGCAGGCGCGGTCCCCGCGGGCTGCGTGAACAAGGGCGAGGTGGCGGTCACCGTGAAGAACAAGGTCGGCTTCTACAACCGCAACCCCTTGCGGGTGCAGGAAGAGCTGGAAACGCTGGCGCGCAACGAAGCGCCGAGTGCCGGAGCCAATGCGCTGCAGGCCTCGGCCCCCCCTGCGGACGGCAGCCAGCGCTTCGCGGCCTACCAGTGCCCGCCGCGCTGA
- a CDS encoding MFS transporter, which yields MSTTPGTAPVSLTHGHKKVIFASSLGTVFEWYDFFLYGSLAAIIAKQFFSGVNETTGMIFALLAFAAGFFVRPFGAAFFGSLGDRIGRKYTFLVTILIMGISTFLVGVLPNYASIGFAAPVILIILRLAQGLAMGGEYGGAATYVAEHAPADKRGLYTSFIQCTATLGLFMSLLIILACRYFLGNEAFEDWGWRIPFLVSIVLLGISVWIRLQLSESPLFQQMKAEGKGSKTPFRDSLKDGNLKLMLLVLLGAAAGQAVVWYGGQFYALFFLSSMLKVDPTTSYLLIAAALALGVPFFIFFGWLSDRIGRKWIILTGCLLAAITYIPVFKGLTHFANPAIEEARTNSPALVVADPNTCSFQFDPVGLRKFTSSCDVATAALTKAGVPYDVQPAPAGSLAVVNVGTAKVSSYESAGLAKDEGKAKGDAFGTELKAALVEAGYPAKADNARINIPGTIFMLWILVLYVTMVYGPIAAYLVELFPTRIRYTSMSLPYHIGNGWFGGFLPAISFALVAGTGNLYYGLWYPIAIALMTVVIGGLFLRDTKNVDITK from the coding sequence ATGTCGACAACACCTGGTACCGCGCCTGTGTCACTGACGCACGGCCACAAGAAAGTCATCTTTGCATCGAGCCTCGGCACGGTGTTCGAGTGGTACGACTTTTTCCTGTACGGCTCACTCGCCGCCATCATCGCCAAGCAGTTCTTCAGCGGTGTCAATGAAACCACGGGCATGATCTTCGCCCTGCTTGCCTTCGCGGCGGGCTTCTTCGTGCGTCCGTTCGGTGCGGCCTTCTTCGGCAGCCTCGGTGACCGCATCGGCCGCAAGTACACCTTCCTGGTCACGATCCTGATCATGGGCATCTCGACCTTCCTGGTCGGTGTGCTGCCCAACTACGCCTCCATCGGCTTTGCCGCACCGGTGATCCTGATCATCCTGCGTCTGGCGCAGGGCCTGGCAATGGGCGGCGAGTACGGTGGCGCGGCGACCTACGTGGCCGAGCATGCACCGGCGGACAAGCGCGGCCTGTACACCAGCTTCATCCAGTGCACCGCGACGCTGGGCCTGTTCATGTCGCTGCTGATCATCCTTGCCTGCCGCTATTTCCTGGGCAACGAGGCGTTCGAAGACTGGGGCTGGCGCATCCCGTTCCTGGTGTCGATCGTCCTGCTGGGCATTTCGGTGTGGATCCGCCTGCAACTGAGTGAGTCGCCGCTGTTCCAGCAGATGAAGGCCGAAGGCAAGGGCTCCAAGACGCCATTCCGCGACAGCCTGAAAGACGGCAACCTGAAGCTGATGCTGCTGGTGCTGCTGGGTGCTGCCGCCGGCCAGGCCGTGGTGTGGTACGGCGGGCAGTTCTACGCGCTGTTCTTCCTCAGCAGCATGCTGAAGGTCGATCCGACCACCTCGTACCTGTTGATCGCTGCCGCGCTGGCGCTGGGCGTGCCGTTCTTCATCTTCTTCGGCTGGCTGTCCGATCGCATCGGCCGCAAGTGGATCATCCTGACCGGCTGCCTGCTGGCCGCCATCACCTATATCCCGGTGTTCAAGGGCCTGACCCACTTCGCCAATCCGGCCATTGAAGAAGCACGCACCAACTCGCCGGCGCTGGTCGTGGCCGATCCGAACACCTGCTCGTTCCAGTTCGATCCGGTGGGCCTGCGCAAGTTCACCAGCTCGTGCGACGTGGCAACGGCCGCGCTGACCAAGGCCGGTGTGCCGTATGACGTGCAGCCGGCACCGGCGGGCTCGCTGGCGGTGGTCAACGTCGGCACGGCGAAGGTAAGTTCCTACGAGTCCGCCGGCCTGGCCAAGGACGAGGGCAAGGCCAAGGGCGATGCGTTCGGTACCGAGCTGAAGGCCGCGCTGGTCGAAGCCGGTTACCCGGCCAAGGCGGACAATGCGCGCATCAACATCCCCGGCACGATCTTCATGCTGTGGATATTGGTGCTGTACGTGACCATGGTGTACGGCCCGATCGCCGCCTACCTGGTGGAACTGTTCCCCACCCGCATCCGCTACACCTCGATGTCGCTGCCGTACCACATCGGCAATGGCTGGTTCGGCGGCTTCCTGCCGGCGATCTCCTTCGCGCTGGTGGCCGGCACGGGCAACCTCTACTACGGCTTGTGGTATCCGATCGCCATCGCGTTGATGACGGTCGTCATCGGTGGCCTGTTCCTGCGCGATACGAAGAACGTGGATATCACCAAATAA
- the oleC gene encoding olefin beta-lactone synthetase, producing MNRSCNIAARLPELARERPDQIAIRCPGRRGPGNGMASYDVTLDYRQLDARSDAMAAGLAAYGIGRGVRAVVMVRPSPEFFLLMFALFKIGAVPVLVDPGIDKRALKQCLDEAQPDAFIGIPLAHVARLALRWSPSAKRLVTVGRKLGWGGTTLAALERAGAGTPPMLADTDGEDTAAILFTSGSTGVPKGVVYRHRHFVGQVELLRSAFGMEPGGVDLPTFPPFALFDPALGLTSVIPDMDPTRPASADPRRLHDAIKRHGVTQLFGSPALMRVLADHGQPLPGVKRVTSAGAPVPPDVVATIRRLLPPDAQFWTPYGATECLPVAVIEGRALEDTRAATEAGAGTCVGSVVAPNEVRIIAIDDAALPDWSRARVMPVGEIGEITVAGPTATDSYFNRPQATAAAKISETLADGHLRVVHRMGDVGYFDAQGQLWFCGRKTQRVETARGPLYTEQIEPVFNTVPGVARSALVGVGTPGQQVPVLCIELARGQSSSPALVDALRAKAAVCVPDAGLRHYLVHPGFPVDIRHNAKIGREKLAIWAAAELEKKA from the coding sequence ATGAACCGATCCTGCAATATTGCCGCCCGATTGCCCGAGTTGGCCCGTGAGCGGCCTGACCAGATCGCCATTCGTTGCCCCGGCCGACGCGGCCCGGGCAATGGCATGGCGTCTTACGACGTCACCCTCGATTACCGCCAACTGGACGCGCGCAGTGATGCGATGGCCGCCGGACTGGCCGCCTACGGCATCGGCCGCGGCGTGCGTGCGGTGGTGATGGTCCGGCCGTCGCCGGAGTTCTTCCTGTTGATGTTCGCGTTGTTCAAGATCGGCGCGGTGCCGGTGCTGGTGGATCCCGGCATCGACAAGCGCGCGCTGAAGCAGTGCCTGGACGAGGCGCAGCCGGACGCCTTCATCGGGATTCCGCTGGCCCATGTGGCGCGGCTTGCGCTGCGCTGGTCACCGTCGGCCAAGCGGCTGGTCACCGTGGGGCGCAAGCTGGGGTGGGGCGGCACCACGCTGGCTGCGCTGGAGCGGGCAGGAGCAGGCACGCCGCCCATGCTGGCCGATACCGATGGCGAGGACACGGCCGCGATCCTGTTCACCAGCGGCTCCACCGGGGTGCCCAAGGGCGTGGTCTACCGCCACCGCCACTTCGTCGGCCAGGTCGAGCTGCTGCGCTCGGCCTTCGGCATGGAGCCGGGTGGCGTGGACCTGCCCACGTTCCCGCCGTTCGCCCTGTTCGACCCCGCACTGGGCCTGACCTCGGTGATCCCGGACATGGATCCGACCCGACCGGCGTCGGCAGACCCCCGCCGCCTGCACGATGCGATCAAGCGCCACGGCGTGACCCAGCTGTTTGGCTCGCCCGCCTTGATGCGGGTGCTGGCCGATCATGGACAGCCCCTGCCGGGCGTCAAGCGGGTGACGTCGGCCGGTGCGCCGGTGCCGCCGGACGTGGTGGCGACGATCCGCCGCCTGTTGCCGCCGGATGCCCAGTTCTGGACGCCCTACGGGGCTACCGAGTGCCTGCCGGTGGCGGTGATCGAAGGCCGCGCGCTGGAAGACACCCGTGCCGCGACCGAGGCCGGGGCCGGCACCTGCGTGGGTAGTGTGGTGGCGCCAAACGAGGTGCGCATCATCGCCATCGACGATGCCGCGCTGCCGGACTGGAGCCGGGCACGGGTGATGCCGGTCGGCGAGATCGGCGAAATCACCGTGGCCGGACCCACCGCCACGGACAGTTATTTCAACCGCCCGCAGGCGACGGCGGCCGCCAAGATCAGCGAGACGCTGGCCGACGGTCATCTGCGCGTGGTGCATCGCATGGGCGATGTCGGCTATTTCGATGCACAGGGCCAGTTGTGGTTCTGCGGCCGCAAGACCCAGCGCGTGGAGACGGCACGCGGACCGCTCTACACCGAGCAGATCGAGCCGGTGTTCAACACCGTCCCGGGCGTTGCACGCAGCGCGCTGGTCGGCGTCGGTACACCGGGTCAGCAGGTGCCGGTGCTGTGCATCGAGCTTGCACGTGGGCAGTCGAGCTCGCCCGCACTGGTCGACGCGCTGCGGGCCAAGGCTGCGGTCTGCGTGCCTGACGCTGGCCTGCGGCACTATCTCGTCCATCCCGGTTTCCCGGTGGACATCCGCCACAATGCCAAGATCGGCCGCGAGAAGCTGGCGATCTGGGCTGCCGCCGAGCTGGAGAAAAAAGCATGA
- a CDS encoding 3-oxoacyl-ACP synthase III, whose product MLFKNVSIAGLAHVDAPHTLTTKEINERLQPTLDRLGIRTDVLGDVAGIHARRLWDDGTLASDAATMAARKALEDANIGPADVGLVINTSVSRDYLEPSTASIVSGNLGVGEECVTFDVANACLAFINGMDIAARMIERGELKYALVVDGETANLVYEKTLERMTAPDVTAEDFRNELAALTTGSGAAAMVMARSDLVPDAPRYKGGVTRSATEWNQLCLGNLDRMVTDTRVLLIEGIKLAQKTFAAAKIALGWAVEELDQFVIHQVSQPHTAAFIKNFGIDPKKVMTIFGEHGNIGPASVPIVLSKLKQLGKLKKGDRIALLGIGSGLNCSMAEVVW is encoded by the coding sequence ATGCTCTTCAAGAATGTCTCGATCGCCGGCCTGGCGCATGTCGACGCGCCCCACACGCTAACGACCAAGGAAATAAACGAACGCCTGCAGCCCACCCTGGACCGCCTCGGTATCCGTACCGACGTGCTGGGGGATGTGGCGGGCATCCATGCGCGCCGCCTGTGGGACGACGGCACGCTGGCCTCCGATGCGGCCACCATGGCGGCCCGCAAGGCGCTGGAGGACGCCAACATCGGCCCGGCCGATGTCGGCCTGGTGATCAACACCTCGGTCAGCCGCGACTACCTGGAACCGTCCACAGCCAGCATCGTGTCCGGCAACCTGGGCGTGGGCGAGGAGTGCGTGACCTTCGACGTCGCCAACGCCTGCCTGGCCTTCATCAACGGCATGGACATCGCCGCCCGCATGATCGAGCGCGGCGAGCTGAAATACGCGCTGGTTGTCGACGGCGAAACCGCGAACCTGGTGTATGAAAAGACGTTGGAGCGCATGACGGCGCCGGATGTCACTGCCGAAGATTTCCGCAACGAGCTGGCGGCGCTGACCACCGGCTCGGGTGCTGCGGCGATGGTGATGGCGCGCTCGGACCTGGTACCCGATGCCCCGCGCTACAAGGGCGGCGTCACCCGTTCGGCCACCGAGTGGAACCAGCTGTGCCTGGGTAACCTGGACCGCATGGTCACCGACACCCGCGTGCTGTTGATCGAGGGCATCAAGCTGGCGCAGAAGACGTTCGCTGCGGCGAAGATCGCGCTGGGCTGGGCGGTGGAGGAGCTGGACCAGTTCGTGATCCACCAGGTCAGCCAGCCGCATACCGCTGCGTTCATCAAGAACTTCGGCATTGACCCGAAGAAGGTGATGACCATCTTCGGTGAGCACGGCAACATCGGCCCGGCCTCGGTGCCGATCGTGCTGAGCAAGCTGAAGCAGTTGGGCAAGCTCAAGAAGGGCGACCGCATCGCGCTGCTCGGCATCGGCTCGGGGCTGAACTGCTCGATGGCTGAAGTGGTCTGGTGA
- a CDS encoding alpha/beta fold hydrolase translates to MRDLPGYPVTTHRFDVRPGLSMNYIDEGPRDGEVVVMVHGNPSWSYYWRTLVAGLSDRYRCIVPDHIGMGLSDKPADDRYDYTLQSRVDDLDALLAHLGITGPVTLAVHDWGGMIGFGWALSHHAQVKRLVVLNTAAFPMPAAKKMPWQIGLGRHWKVGEWIIRTFNAFSAGASRLGVERKMPADVRRAYVAPYDSWANRISTIRFMQDIPLSPADKAWPLLERSGKALPSFADRPAFIGWGLRDFVFDHHFLETFQAALPQAEVHAFNDAGHYVLEDKHEVLVPAIRAFLDAHPLS, encoded by the coding sequence ATGCGCGATCTTCCGGGATATCCCGTTACGACCCACCGTTTCGACGTCCGCCCCGGCCTGTCGATGAACTACATCGACGAGGGCCCGCGCGATGGCGAGGTGGTCGTGATGGTCCATGGCAATCCGTCCTGGAGCTATTACTGGCGCACGCTGGTGGCCGGCCTGTCGGACCGGTACCGCTGCATCGTGCCGGATCACATCGGCATGGGCCTGTCCGACAAGCCGGCCGATGACCGCTACGACTACACCCTGCAGAGCCGCGTGGACGACCTCGATGCGCTGTTGGCGCACCTGGGCATCACCGGCCCGGTCACCCTGGCCGTGCATGACTGGGGCGGCATGATCGGCTTTGGCTGGGCGCTGTCCCACCATGCGCAGGTCAAGCGGCTGGTGGTGTTGAATACCGCCGCCTTCCCGATGCCGGCGGCGAAGAAGATGCCGTGGCAGATCGGCCTGGGCCGGCACTGGAAGGTGGGGGAATGGATCATCCGCACCTTCAATGCATTCTCGGCCGGCGCCTCGCGACTGGGGGTGGAGCGGAAGATGCCCGCCGATGTCCGCCGCGCTTACGTTGCCCCGTATGACAGTTGGGCGAACCGGATCAGCACCATCCGCTTCATGCAGGACATCCCGCTGTCACCGGCCGACAAGGCGTGGCCGTTGCTGGAGCGCTCCGGCAAGGCGCTGCCGTCCTTCGCGGACCGCCCGGCGTTCATCGGATGGGGACTGCGCGATTTCGTGTTCGATCATCATTTCCTGGAAACCTTCCAGGCGGCGCTGCCGCAGGCCGAGGTGCATGCGTTCAACGACGCAGGCCACTACGTGCTGGAAGACAAGCATGAAGTACTGGTACCGGCGATCCGCGCCTTCCTGGATGCCCATCCGCTGAGCTGA